The Musa acuminata AAA Group cultivar baxijiao chromosome BXJ2-2, Cavendish_Baxijiao_AAA, whole genome shotgun sequence genome has a segment encoding these proteins:
- the LOC135604991 gene encoding uncharacterized protein LOC135604991 codes for MNQSQLSHHSVAVNFSNDVNGVGEDETTGWKCWKHPSQPRDGVCPDCLRDRLLRLCPDCANVRPCRCFPSSSSSSFSSLSSTEPARSRGRGGDGAGIGAVGPVSQLIESEPAFRRSRSVALQFLRSRSVASSVSDVAPLPRPGGGKRSALLRAFSRVSAREEPADGKLCRSRSVAAGRSQDAGSGEYGGRGKGWRWHFRNPIKAFRHRKSTTKVVQERSPLWRG; via the coding sequence ATGAATCAAAGTCAGCTTTCTCATCATTCAGTAGCTGTCAATTTTTCAAATGATGTTAATGGAGTGGGGGAGGACGAGACCACCGGCTGGAAGTGCTGGAAACATCCCTCCCAGCCCCGCGACGGCGTATGCCCCGACTGTTTACGTGACCGTCTCCTCCGCCTCTGCCCGGATTGCGCCAACGTCCGCCCCTGCCGCtgcttcccctcctcctcctcctcgtccttctcctccctctcctccaCCGAGCCCGCCAGATCCAGAGGACGAGGAGGCGACGGCGCGGGGATCGGGGCGGTGGGACCCGTGTCGCAACTCATCGAGAGCGAACCGGCCTTCCGGCGGTCCCGATCGGTCGCCTTACAGTTTCTCAGGTCCAGATCCGTGGCCTCTTCCGTCAGCGACGTGGCGCCGCTGCCAAGGCCGGGAGGAGGCAAGCGGTCGGCGTTACTACGGGCATTCTCGAGGGTTTCGGCGAGGGAAGAACCGGCGGACGGGAAGCTGTGCAGATCGAGGTCGGTGGCGGCGGGACGCTCGCAAGACGCAGGCAGTGGGGAGTATGGGGGAAGGGGGAAAGGGTGGAGGTGGCACTTCCGGAACCCGATCAAGGCATTCCGGCACCGGAAATCGACGACGAAGGTGGTGCAGGAGCGGTCGCCGCTGTGGCGCGGGTGA
- the LOC103976352 gene encoding uncharacterized protein LOC103976352, whose product MRGYRKSTAAEVVLWWGENEEVAVGADETGWKCWKHPSQPRYGVCPACLRDRLLRLCPDCANVRPCRCFPSSNSSSSSSFSSLSSSELARSSGQGGDGAGIGAVGPVSRLIESEPAFRRSRSVGFQFLSSRSAASSVSDVAPLPRPGGGKRSALLRALWRVPAREEPADGKLCRSRSVAAGRSQDAGGGEDGERGKGRRWHFPSPIKAFRHRKSTTKVVQERSPLWRG is encoded by the coding sequence ATGAGAGGCTATCGGAAATCGACGGCGGCGGAGGTGGTTCTGTGGTGGGGGGAGAATGAGGAGGTGGCGGTGGGGGCGGACGAGACCGGCTGGAAATGCTGGAAACATCCCTCCCAGCCCCGTTACGGCGTATGCCCCGCCTGTCTACGTGACCGTCTCCTCCGCCTCTGCCCGGATTGCGCCAACGTCCGCCCCTGCCGCTGCTTCCCCTCctccaactcctcctcctcctcgtccttctcctccctctcctccaGCGAGCTTGCCAGATCCAGCGGACAAGGAGGCGACGGCGCGGGGATCGGGGCGGTGGGACCCGTGTCGCGACTCATCGAGAGCGAACCGGCCTTCCGGCGGTCCCGATCGGTCGGCTTCCAGTTTCTCAGTTCCAGATCCGCGGCCTCTTCAGTCAGCGACGTGGCGCCGCTGCCAAGGCCAGGAGGAGGCAAGCGGTCGGCGCTATTACGGGCATTATGGAGGGTTCCGGCGAGGGAAGAACCGGCGGACGGGAAGCTGTGCAGATCGAGGTCCGTGGCGGCGGGACGTTCGCAAGACGCAGGCGGTGGGGAGGATggggaaagggggaaagggcggaGGTGGCACTTCCCGAGCCCGATCAAGGCATTCCGGCACCGGAAATCGACGACGAAGGTGGTGCAGGAGCGGTCGCCGCTGTGGCGCGGGTGA